Sequence from the Amycolatopsis sp. NBC_00345 genome:
CACTTCCGAGGGCCACAGCGACCAGCCGACGGCGGACGGCGCCGCCGGGCTTCCCGTAAGCAGGGTCGCGCTCAGCAGGGCCGCACCCGTGATGAATTCCGTGAACATGCTGTCCTCCCCATCTCCTGTGCCGTTTTCACGCACGGGGGAGGACAGCGGTTGCCTCAGCGGTCGTAATAGGACGACGGCGGCTGCGGCGGCTCGTTCCACTGCCGGGTCGGCGCGTCGGCGGCCCGGGTCTCGCGGCGCTTGCGGTGGTGCAGCGTGCGGGCGCTCGCGGCCATGCTGTTCACCACGATCGCGATCACCAGCCCGATCACCAGGTTGATCACGGCGGTCGCGATCTTCGCGCTCGGCTCGACCGTCAGGGTCAGGGGCAGCACGACGGCGATGAGCGTCACCAGCACCATGATCCAGCCGAAGAACTGCGCCGGCGCGGGCGTCGCGACGCTCAGCAGGTGCATCAGCCCGGTGGCGAGCAGCGCGGCGACGGCCGCGGCGATCGCGTACGTCGTGGTGCTCGCGTTCCCCCAGATGCCCTCGCCCTTGGGCGCGAGCACCGGGACCGCGAAGATGCCGCGGGCGATCAGCAGGCCGACGATGGCGACGAGCGCGGCCACCACCGCCGTCGCGACGCCGCCCGCCCACAGCCGGGCCGCGTCCACTCCCGTCCGGACTTCGCGGTCGTAACCGCCGTTCTGCGGGTACTGGGCCATCACGGATCCCTCCGTTGCGCGAGCCGTACCGGGCTATTGTCCCGCTATCCGGCCGCGGGCGCTTGGTCCGAAGACCCGGAGGCCCCGGGCTCCGGCAGGCCGCGCAGGCGGAACGCCAGCACTACCAGCATGACCCCGTACAGCAGTGCGTAAACCCCGATCAGCACGGCGATCCCGAACGCGCCCGCGATCGGGTGCACCAGCACCAGGATCCCGGCCACCACGCTCAGCACCCCGGCGATGATGAGGAACGCCTCGCCGGTGATCTGCTTGCGCAGCCGCACCGCCGCGACGATCTCCGCGATGCCGGTGACCACCGCCCACGCGCCGACCAGCGTCGTCACCACGACCACGGTCGCGCCGGGCCACACCAGCGCGAGCACACCCGCGATCAGGCCGAGCACGCCGAGCAGCGCGTACGCGGCCCGCTGCGCGCCGTCGCCGGGCCGGAACGCCTGCACGATCGCGCCGACGCCGTCGAACAGCGCGTACACGCCGAAGACGATCGCCAGCGCCAGCACGGTGACGCCGGGCCAGACCAGGGTGAGGATGCCGAAGAGCACCGCGAACACCCCGCGGACCGCGACCAGCGGCCAGGCCCGGCGGGGGTCGAGGGCAGAAGTGGCGATGAACGCGGACATGCGCGGCTCCCGGGAGAGGACGAAGACCTGCGGAAACGCTAGCAGCGCACCGGGTCCGAAGCACGGTCCGGCGGTTCACCCGATAGGTGTCCGAAATGGACGTCAGCGGGTCACGGGCAGTGCGTCGAGGCGCCACGTGCCGGGGTCGGGGACCCGGTGCGCGCCGGGTTCGGCGACCGCGAGCGCGGGGAACCGCCGCAGCACGGCGCCGAGCGCGACCTCTGTCTCGACGCGCGCGAGCGAGGCGCCGAGGCAGAAGTGCGGGCCGTGCGCGAAGCCGAGGTGCCCGCCGGGGGCGCGGCGGACGTCGAGGCGATCCGGGTCGGCGAACGCGCGGGGGTCGCGGTTGACCGCCGCGATCGACGCGGTGACGGGCTCGCCCTTGCGGACCGTCACGCCGTGCAGCTCCAGGTCTTCGGTCGCTTGCCGCGGAATCGTCAGCAGCTGGGGCCCGCACCAGCGGATCAGCTCGTCGACGGCGCCCGGCAGCAGCGCCGGGTCCGCGTGCAGGGCGGCGAGTTCACCCGGGTGGGCCAGCAGCGCCTCGACCGCGTTGGCGATCAGGTTCGCCGGCGTCTGGCCGCCCAGCACGAGCTGCCAGACGAGTGTGACCAGCTCCGTTTCCGCGAGCCCGGCAGCGACCCCGTCGGTTTTGAGCAGGGCGACCAGATCGCTGCCGGGCTCCGCGACGATCTCTCGCGCGCCGTCGATGATGCCCGGCATCGCGGTGGTGAAGCCCTGGCCCGCGGCCGAGACGATCATCGAGCCGTACTCGTGCCAGCGCGGCCGGTCGGCCTCCGGGACGCCGACCAGCTCGCAGATGACCTCCATCGGCAACGGCTGGGCGAAGTCCTTCAAAAGGTCCACGGGTCCGTCGGCGGGCAGATTGTCCAGCAGGCGCCCGACGATCCGCTCGATCCGCGGCCGGAACTCGGCGGCCCGGCGCGCGGTGAACGCGGGGGAGACGAGGCGGCGCAGGCGGGCGTGCTCGGCGCCTTCCATCTCCTGCATCGTGCGCAGGTACGGCCGGCAGTGCTCGGGCACCTCGGGCCGCTGCTGGAAGCTGCCGGAGCTGAGCGCGAACCGCGGGTCGGTGAGCATCGCGCGGGCCTCCTCGTGCCGCGTCACCACCCACATCGGGCCGAAGCCGACCATCCGGGCCACCGGGCCGTGCTCGCGGGCGGCGCCGTAAGCGGCGAACGGGTCGCGGTGCACGGCCGGGTCGGCCAGGTCGATCTCGGGCACGTCCTGGACGGGGGTCATGGGTGTCTCCATTTCAGATGTTCATATCAGATGGTCTCATCATATGCATGGTGACGGTATCTTGGGCAAGCATCCGGAGACGAGGAGGACGATGGCCCGGCTGACCAGGGCGGAGGCCCAGGAACGCAACCGCGCGAAGGTGCTCGAAGCCGCTCGTGACGAGTTCGCCGAGCGTGGCTTCCGCGACGCCAAGATCGACGTCATCGCCGAGCGCGCGGAGCTGACCCGCGGCGCCGTCTACTCGAACTTCCCGGGCAAACGGGCGCTGTACTTCGCGGTGCTGGCCGCGGCGGCGGAGCGGACCTCGGCCGAGCCGCGTAACCAGGACCCCGGGCTCAGCGCCGCCGAGGCGCTCGGCGCGCTGGCCGGCGCGTGGGTCGCGCGGCTGCCGCTGGCCACCGACCCCGGGGCGCGGCTGGGCGCGGACCTGATGCCGGAGATCCTGGCCGACGAGCTGACCCGCCGCCCGTACGCGCAGCTGATGCGCTTCGAGGCGATCACGCTCGGGCTGGCGCTGGAACGGCTGGCGCCGCGGGACGGGCGGCTCGTGCGCGTCGCGGAGGCGGCGCTGACCACGCTGCACGGGGCGAGCCGGCTCGCGGCCGTGGCGCCGGGATTCGGCGAGCCGTTCAACGTGGTGCGGGTGTGCGAGTCGCTGCCGGGGCTGGGGCTGCCCGACGAGTGGCCTTCGGAGCCGCCGATCGTGGCGCGGGCCCGGCCCGTGGACGAGCGGTGGGAGCCGCCGCCGGCCGGTGATTCATTGCGGGATTCGGCCGCCCGGCTCGACGGCGACGGCGTGGTCGCCGTGCTCGGCCTGCACCGGCTTTCCGCGGCGGAGGAGGCGATTCGCGCGGCTCCGGAGGGGGACGCGGTCACGGTCGCCGTCGTGACGGGCGAGCCCGCCGAGCTGTCCCCGCTGACGCACTTGGCGCTGGCCGAGCTGCGCGGCCACCTGCGGCAGGCGTTTCCGGCCTCGACGTGGCCACGGGTCCAGGTGGTCCGGGACGACACGGGCGCGCTGGCGGCGGCCGCGGGCGTGACGGCGGTGAGCGACGCTACCGAGACAGCCGTGCGGGTCCGGGGCGGGCGCATTGTGTTGCGGGCAGAGGGTTTCGGCGCTTGTCACGCGGCCGCGGCCGGGGTGCGGCTCCCGTAGAAAGCCGTTAAGGCCTCCTTACCCGCGTGCGACGCGGGTAAGGAGGCCTTAACGGACTTCGTTACTTGGCGGTCAGCCGATCTGGTAGCTGTACGGCAGGGTCGCGAGGACCTCGCCGGTGCCCTCCTGCGGCAGGCCGGTCGCGCCGGTCGGCAGGGTCGGCACGGTCACCAGGTTCAGGTGACCCGCCACCGAAGCCCCGTGCTTGCCGGACGGCTTGATGGTCACCGAAACGGTGACCGTCTGGCCCGGCTTCACGATCTGCGGGGTGCCGCCCGTGCCGCTGGGGTTCACGGACTGGTCGTACGGGTCACCGGTGGACGACGTCACGGCCGCGTCGAAGCCCGCGGTCTGGATCGACGCCGTGTACGAGGAGTGCCCGGCCGGCGCGCCCGCCGGGCCGAACGGCCCGATCTCCTGCACGTCGGCGAACCAGATGCCCTTCGTGACGTAGCCCTGCTTCTCGGCGATCGTCGCGACGGAGACCGTGCTGCCCGCCTGCGCGGCCTTCAGGTCACCGAGCACGTCGATGCCCGCGGCCGAGCCCTGGATCTCCACCTGGGCCGGCACGGTCGACGACGTGGCGACGGTGAACTTGCCGGTGTCCGGCGGAATCGAGTACACCGGGGCGTTGACGTTCAGCTCCGGCAGGTCCACCTCGGTCGAGCCGCCGACCGGCTGCGGCTGCAGCGTCTGCCGGTCGTTGGTCCGCGCGTCCACGCCGATCGCGATCGGCTCGATCCCGTTGTTGCGCACGGTCACCGGGACGGTCACGGCCTGGCCGGCGGCCAGCTTCTTCGCCGCCGCGTTCGGCAGCGTCGGAGCGCTGACGGACACCTGGTCGAAGCCCACCGTGCCGGTGAACGGCTGCTCGATCTGCTTGCCCGTCACCGGGTTCTGCACCACGACCACGAAGTGCCAGCGGCCCGGCAGCGGGTTCGCGTCGGTCAGCTGGAGGCCGGTGCCCTGCGAAACGGTGGTCGGCGAGCTCAGCGAGGCGTTGCTGTTCACGTCCGCCAGCTCACCGTTCGGGTCGACCAGCACGCCGTCGACGAGCGTGCCCGGGTCCTGCAGCTTGACCGCGACGTCCAGGTCTTTCTTGCCCTTGGGCACGTCGAACTCGTAGCTGAAGGTCTGCGCCGGCGACTGGGCCCGCGCGTTGCCGCCGGTGATCGTGCCGCCGAAGGCGCCCGTGCCGTTCTTGGTCGGGATCAGCGAGCGCAGCACGGCGGACAGCGTGGTCTGGTGGCCGTCGGAACTGCCGAAGGTCACCGAGTAGTCCGCGTCGCCGCCGGTGGCCGGGGTGGTCAGCGCGACCTTGACCGGCTTGGTCTGGCCCGGGTTCAGGCTCAGCACCTGCGGCGAGACCTGGCCGTACGGCACGGCCCGCTGCGTGTCGGTCCTCAGCTGGATGTCACCGGTGTAGCCGGTCGGGCCGGACGCGGAGTAGAGCACCGCGGTCCAGGCGCCGGCGGCCGGGTGCGTGACGTCCACGTTCGCGTAGTTCGGCGTGGCCGCGCCACCCTGCGGGCGGCTGTTGGCCACGTAGGTGCCGTCCGGCGCGATCAGGGTCATCCGCACCACGAGGGTGACGGACTGGCCGTTGACGGTCTTCGGGCTGCCCTGCCACGCCATCCGCGCGAGCAGGCGCTGCGCGCCCGAAGCGACGTTGAACGTGACCTTCTTGTACGCCCAGTTCGTGCCGTTGTAGTACGGGAACGTGGGCAGCTTGGCCGAGTCGAACGCGGTGGTCTGCGACTGTGAGGACTGCGGCACGAAGGTGCGGGTGCCGGCGCTCACCGTCAGCGGCTTGCTGCCGACGTTGGTCACCTTCACCGTGGCGTTCTGCGTGCTGCCCGGCGCGCCTTCCAGCGTGAGCTGGTCGGTCGAGAGCGCGATGTTCGACGCGGCGCCCGCCGGGGCACCGGTCGTGCCGGGCGAGGTCAGCGCCGCCTCGACGGCCGCGCGGGCGTCGAGCAGGCCGGAGCCCTGCTCGTCGGCGGGCAGGCCGAGGTCGTGCGCCGTGCCGGTGATGAACTGCTTCACCTGCGCGGGCGTCGGGGACGCGCCGTGGTGCGTGCCGCGGTAGCCCTGGATGACGAGCGCGGCGACACCGGCCGTCAGCGGGGCGGATTCACTGGTGCCGCCGAAGGACTCGAGGTCGGTCGGCTGCGGCACGGTTTTGAAGTTGCGGCACTCGGAGTACGCGGGCGCGCAGTCGGCCCAGTTGCCCTCGCCGGGCGCGACGAGGTCGATCGTGCGGCCGTTCTGCGTGATGCCCGAGGAGGACAGCGCGGAGATGTTGTCGTTGACCCACTTGCCGTTGGAGAACGGGAAGGCGCCGTAGGTGGTCTGCGCGTACAGCCGGTTGTCGGTGGTCGCGCCGGCCGAGATCACCAGCGGGTCGGTGGCCGGGCTGCCGATGGTCGAGGTGACGCCCGCGTCGCCGCTGGAGGCGGTGACGGTGACGCCCGCGGCGACGGCCTGGTCGTTGAACACCTGGAACAGGTTGCGGGAGCTGGCGTCCGGGTACTGGTTCAGGCCCAGCGACTCGTTGATCACGTCGACGTGGTCGACGGTCACCGCGTAGTCGATCGCCTGCAGCACCGCGGAGTTCGTGGCGGTGGAGCCGAAGACGTTGAGGCCCACCAGGCTCGCGCCGGGCGAGACGCCCTTCACCACGATGTTGCAGCCCGCGGGCAGCGGGTGGTTCTCGTTCACGAACTTCGACAGGTCGTGCACGACCGTGCCCTGCGCGGCGATCGACGAGGCGTCGCCGAAGGCCTCCGCGCCGGAGTCGGTGGTGGCCGGGCCGTCACCGGAGAAGTCCTGGAAGTCGGAGAACACGTGGGAGCCGTCGGGGCGGATGAAGTCCGCGTAGTTCGGGTCCATGTTGTCCGCGAGGAACGCGACCTTCACGCCCGAGCCGTTCGCCAGGTCCGAAGCGCTCTTCGAGCCGTCGGTGCTGTAGGCGTGGATCGAGGTCAGCGCCTCGGGCTCCAGCAGCGGCTTGGCCGGGTCGGCCGGGCAGATCGTGCCCGGCGTCTGGGGGTTCGCCTTGTCCTGCGCCTTCGGGGCCTTGCTGTCCGCGCCGGGGGCCGGCGTCGCGTCGGGCAGGGTCACCTTGCTGTCCGGCAGCACCTGGGCGACGGCCGGGTCCTGCGCCAGCTGGGCGGCCTGCGCCGAGGTCACCGTGGCGGAGAACGCGTTGCCGAGCGCGAAGTGCTTCACCTTGGCCGGCGCCGCGCCGGTGAGCTTGGCGAGCACGGACTCCTGCTGCTGGGTGGCCTCGGTGCGCCGGGTGCCGTCGGCCGCCTTGGTGGCCGGGGCGTCGGGGAGCTGGTTGTTGAGGACCACGATCACCGACTGCGGTGCGGCATCGGCCGCGGTGACGCTCGGCGCGGCGACGGCGGCCTGACCGGTGCCCAGCTGAGTCAAGCTGGCCAAGGCCAAACCGCCGGTCGCGGCTATGACGAGGGCGCGAACGGATCGCGAGGAACGCCGCATGTGCAGCTCCCACTTCCTACTCGGAGGGTTTGAAAGTTACTGGCCCCGACGAAATCGGGCGCGGTTGTGCCCGCCTGATTTCCCTGTGGGAGAACTATTTCCAAACCCGCGTCGATCCACAAGCGACAATAGTGGTGAAGAATTCCGACAAAAAGACCGAATTCTGCGCCGGCCCGAGCGGCGAGTCCCATTTGGTTTTTATGTGCTGTTTCCGGGAAATATATTCAGGTCACGGGAAGGTGACTGCGGGAGTGCCGCGCGATCACGAGCGTGCCCGCGAGCGCCACCACGGCGAGGCCGCCGAGCAGCACCGGGTAACCGGCCACTCCGCTGAGCGCCGCGAGTAACGAAGGGAGCAGGAAACCGATGTACGCCAGCGCGTAGTAAATACCGGTCAGCTCGGCGATTTCGTCCGGCCGGGCCAGGCGCTGCAGTTCGAGCAGCCCGGACACCACGGCGATGCCGTACGCCGTGCCCAGCACCAGCGCGGTGGCCAGGGCCAGCCACGGCGAGCGCAGCGCGGCGGCGACCGCGCTGAGCGCGAGCCCGGCGCACAGCACGGTCATGCCGGTGAGCACCGCGCGGGCGCTGGTCGCGCGGTCCACGCGCTTCGCGATCGGCTGGATGCCGACACCCGCGCCGACGGCGCACACCGTCAGCAGCGTGGAGTAGGCGAGTGACCACGAGCCCAGCCGATCGTCGACGAGCTGCGGCATGATCGCGTACGCCACGCCGCACGAGCCGAAGATCCACGGCGCCATCGGCAGGATCACCCGGCGGAAGCGGGGATGGCGGGTGGTGGTGAGCCGGGTGCGCGGGAGCTGGGCCGTGGCCTGGCCCAGTGTTTGACGATCCAGCGTTTCCCGGCCGCGCAGCGCGAACACCAGCGCCACCCCGGCGAGTCCGATGTGGACGGCGAACGGCAGCACCATCGGCCACGGCGCCCACTGCGCGAGCACCCCCGCCGCGCCGGGGCCGATGCCGAGGCCGAGCGTGAGGCACAGCGCGGCGCGGCGGGTGCCGAGGTCGGGGGCGCCGTCCTGACCCGCGTCGGACAGTTCCTTGACCCAGGTCGAGCCGACGGCCATCGCGACCGCCACGGCGACCCCGGTGACGAACCGCCCGGCGGCGATCCAGGCGACGCCCAGCGGGCCGAGCGCGATCAGCGCGCTGGCGGCCAGCGACAGTGCGGTGCCGGCGAGCACCACCGGACGGCGCCCGTAACGGTTGGACAGGCGACCCGACAGCAGCAGCCCGGGAACGAGCCCGATCACGTACGCGCCGAGCAGCGCGTCGACCGTGAAGGTGGAGTAGCCGGCGTCCTTGTACATCACCAGAAGCGGCGTGAACTGGTTGCCACCCCAGCCGCAGGCGAAGACCGCGGCGGCGGCCGGGAACCAGGCCGGGCGGGTGCGCGTGGTGCCGGGTGCGAACGCCTGGGCGGTGGCGGTCATCGGCGGTGGACCCCGTCCAGGTGAGCGCGCAGCGCGGGGGCGAACGCGCCGACGTCGGCGCGTTCGATGATCGCGACCAGCGCGGCGTGCTCCTCGGCGATCTCGGGCAGGCGGGCCGGGATCGGGCCCAGTGCGTGCAGGTTCATCCGGCGCTGGCGGTCGGCGAGCGTGGTGTAGAAGCCGAGCAGCACCGCGTTGCCCCCGGCGGCGACGATCGTGCGGTGGAACCGGCCGTCGGACTCGACGAACGCGGGCAGGTCGCCGGTCTCGGCGTGCGCGCGCTGGGTTTCGAGCACGGCGCGCAACTGCTCCAGCGCGCCGGGGATCAGGTCGGGCCGGCGCACGAGCCGCTGGACGGCGGCGGCCTCCACGGCCTCCCGCGCGTCGAGCACGTCCTCGGCCTCACCCGGCGGCACGGGCACCACGATGGCGCCGCGCTTCGGGATCAGGTTCAGCAGCCCCTCGACCTGCAGGCGCAGGAACGCTTCCCGCACGGGCGTCCGGCTGACACCGAGCCGTTCCGCGATCTCGCCTTCGCTGAACAGGTGCCCACCCGGCAGCTCGCCGGTGAGCACCAGCTCCTTCGTCAGCCGGTAAGCCCGGTCGGCGGCACCGGGCACGGCGTTCTTCGCTGGGGTCACGGTCTTGGACGCTAGCATGCGTCTTAGCTTGTATCTAAGCTGATGTGACCTGCTGCTCGTCACCTGAACCGGTTCTTGTCTCCTCGACTCGGGTATGGCGGCGGGGCGGTGTGCGTCATCCTGGGGTGGGAGCAGTCTCGGGGAGGGGCGGCCACGTGCAGAGCCGGCGGGAAACCCAGCACCACACGGTCGTCGTGGTGGACGTCGAAGGGTTCGGTGACCGGGGGCGCACCAACCTCCACCAGCGGGCCGTGCGCGACGGGCTGTACCAGGTGGTGGAGAAGGCGTTCGGCACGGCCGGCGTGCACTGGGACCGGTGTTACCACGAGGACCGGGGCGACGCGTTGTTCATCCTGGCCCCGGGGTCGGTGGACAAGGCGGTGTTCGTCGAGACCGTGCCGCCGCTGCTGGTGACCGCGCTGCGGGTGCACAACGACACCCATCCCGACGCGCAGCGGATCCGGCTGCGGATGGCGCTGCACGCCGGGGAGGTCCACTACGACGAGCACGGCGTCACCTCTTCCTCGCTGACCCTGGCGTTCCGCCTCAACGAAGCCCCGCCGTTGAAAGCCGCGCTGGCCGCCTCACCCGGGGTCCTCGCGCTGATCACCTCGAACTGGTTCTTCGAAGACGTCGTGCGCCACACTCCCGGCGCGGCGCCCGCGACCTGGCGGCCGGTCGAGGTGACGGTGAAGGAGACGACGACAACCGGGTGGATCACCCTGCCGGACCACCCTTACCCGCCCGGCCCGGTCGTGATGACGTCGTGGTCGCCCCCCGCCGTCCGGTCCGCGGATCGGGGCGGGGCGGCGGTGCCGCGGCAACTGCCGTCGGCGGTGCGGGACTTCACCGGCCGCGCCGAGCACCTGGCCGCCCTCGACACCCAGCTCCCCAGCCAGTCCGACGCCGGCGACGGGCGGGCGTCGGCAGTGGTGATCTCCGCGGTGGACGGCACCGCCGGGATCGGCAAGACCGCCCTCGCCCTGTTCTGGGCCCACCGGGTCCAGCACCGGTTCCCCGACGGCACCCTGCACGTCAACCTGCGCGGCTACGGTCCCGGCGCCCCCGCCACGCCCGGTGAGGTCCTGGAGCAGTTCCTGCGGACGCTGGACGTTCCGCCGCAGCGGATTCCCGCGGATGTGGAGGGGCAGTCGGCACTGTTCCGCTCGTCGATGGCCGGGCGCCGGATGCTGCTGGTGCTCGACAACGCCAACCACCCCGACCAGATCCGGCCCCTGCTCCCCGGCGCGGCGGGCTGCATGGTGCTGGCCACCAGCCGTGCCAGCCTCACCGGCCTCGTTGTCACCGAAGCCGCCTACCGCCTCACCCTGGACTTGCTCACCTCGCCCGAAGCGCACAACCTCGTCACCAGCGTGATCGGCGCCGGCCGCGCCGCCGCCGAGCCCGGCGCGGTGGACGAGCTGGTCCGGCTCTGCGCCCGGCTGCCGCTGGCCCTGCGGATCGCGGCCAGCCGCATCGCCACCCACCCGCACACCACCGTCGCCGACATAGTCAGCGAACTCGCTGACGACCACGCGCGCCTCGACGCGCTGAGCCACGGCGGCGACGAACGCGCGGCGGTGCGCGCGGTCTTCGACTGGTCCTACCGCCGGCTGCCCGCCGAGCAGGCGCGGCTGTTCCGCCGCCTCGGGCTGCACGCCGGGCCTGAGATGAGCGTCCAGGTGGCCGCGGCGACGGCCGGCCTCGACCTGCCGGTGGCCCGGCGGCTGCTCGACGCGCTGGCCGACAGCCATCTGATCGAGTCGGTCGCCAGGGACCGGTACCGCTTCCACGACCTGCTGCACGCTTATGCCGCCGAGCGCGCGGAGCACGACGATGCCGCCGAGGACCGTGACCACGTGCACCGAACCCTGCTGGAGTGGTACGCCCACCACGGCAGGGAGGCCCACCGGGTCATTCTCTCCGATTCGGCCGACTGGCATGCCGCGGCGGCCGTCGACACCCACGCCCGTCCCGAAATCACCTTCTCCGGGCCGGACGACGCCTGGACGTGGGTCACCTTCGAGACCGCCAACGTCATCGCCACCCTCCGCGCCGCGGCGCCCTACGGCTCGTCCCAGCTCGTCATGCTCCTGGCGGACATTTCCGTGGGGCCCCTGCTGCTCGGGGCACGCTGGGCCGACGCGTTCGACGCCTGCCGCCTCGGCCTGGCCACCGCCCGCCGGATCGGCGACCGCACCAGCGAATACCACCTGCTGCAGAGACTGGGTATGACCCACCGCAACGTCGCCCAGTGGCAGGAGGCCGTCGACGCCTTCCAGGAAGCGCTGGTGCTGGCCCGTGAACTCGGCGACCCGTGGCTGCAGGCGGAGAACCTCGGCCAGCTCGGCTTGACGTGCGCCGAGCGCGGAGAGTACGCCGAGGCCGGGGAGTACCTCCGTGCGGCGCTCCCGCTCAGTCCTGGTGCCCAGCAAGGAAACCTGGAAAGCCACATCGAGTTCACCCTCAGCGCGGTGTGCACCGGCCTTGGTGACTACGAGGAGGCGCTGCGGCACGCCGAGCGCAGCCTCGAGCTCCTCAGGCAATCCGGTAGCCGCGATGTCGAAGCGTATGTCCTGCACCACATGGCGAAGGCCAAGCAGGGGCTCGGTGCCCACGCCGAGGCGATCGAGCTGTGCGAACGGGCGCTCATCATCGAAACCCGCCACCGGGACCCGCGAAACCACGCCTTCATCCTCGACACCCTGGGCACTTCGCTGGCGTACATCGGTGAAACCGCACGGGCGATCGCGTACTGGCGCGAGGCGCTGGCCATTCTCGACGAGTTCGGCTACCACTCGGCCCCCGAGCTACGGGCTCGTCTCCACGCGCTGGAGACCGGCGGCTCCGGA
This genomic interval carries:
- a CDS encoding ATP-binding protein, with translation MQSRRETQHHTVVVVDVEGFGDRGRTNLHQRAVRDGLYQVVEKAFGTAGVHWDRCYHEDRGDALFILAPGSVDKAVFVETVPPLLVTALRVHNDTHPDAQRIRLRMALHAGEVHYDEHGVTSSSLTLAFRLNEAPPLKAALAASPGVLALITSNWFFEDVVRHTPGAAPATWRPVEVTVKETTTTGWITLPDHPYPPGPVVMTSWSPPAVRSADRGGAAVPRQLPSAVRDFTGRAEHLAALDTQLPSQSDAGDGRASAVVISAVDGTAGIGKTALALFWAHRVQHRFPDGTLHVNLRGYGPGAPATPGEVLEQFLRTLDVPPQRIPADVEGQSALFRSSMAGRRMLLVLDNANHPDQIRPLLPGAAGCMVLATSRASLTGLVVTEAAYRLTLDLLTSPEAHNLVTSVIGAGRAAAEPGAVDELVRLCARLPLALRIAASRIATHPHTTVADIVSELADDHARLDALSHGGDERAAVRAVFDWSYRRLPAEQARLFRRLGLHAGPEMSVQVAAATAGLDLPVARRLLDALADSHLIESVARDRYRFHDLLHAYAAERAEHDDAAEDRDHVHRTLLEWYAHHGREAHRVILSDSADWHAAAAVDTHARPEITFSGPDDAWTWVTFETANVIATLRAAAPYGSSQLVMLLADISVGPLLLGARWADAFDACRLGLATARRIGDRTSEYHLLQRLGMTHRNVAQWQEAVDAFQEALVLARELGDPWLQAENLGQLGLTCAERGEYAEAGEYLRAALPLSPGAQQGNLESHIEFTLSAVCTGLGDYEEALRHAERSLELLRQSGSRDVEAYVLHHMAKAKQGLGAHAEAIELCERALIIETRHRDPRNHAFILDTLGTSLAYIGETARAIAYWREALAILDEFGYHSAPELRARLHALETGGSGQGL